The following proteins are encoded in a genomic region of Deinococcota bacterium:
- a CDS encoding OstA family protein, translating into MSRTLSPVLAVLVCAALLSVGAQEPAAQDQEARRIITIEAVGGSSSGNIRTGPITFTHPEPEGVVATVSTLTIYGQQATLRAPEGVAINQAQGQRTASFEDGVRVVRGRLSATGPALVYNEESGRGVLNGPAQVTVNPREEDDDEVEIAADEVDFDVDTDTSTSRGNVTLVSGNSSAEAEEIVFEEERELARLRDEAGQVTVVRQSEDGLLTITADEIRVLTADNRLLARGNVTLTSGNTTSTGDTVYFDDEAARAEIIGSPARAANEVEGFTISGGRIEQLTDLDVVELLDGPPGFEEDTFDLTFEQS; encoded by the coding sequence ATGTCCAGAACCCTAAGCCCAGTCCTCGCCGTGCTCGTCTGCGCCGCGCTCCTCAGCGTGGGCGCTCAGGAGCCAGCGGCACAGGACCAGGAGGCGCGGCGCATCATCACCATCGAGGCGGTGGGCGGCTCGTCCTCCGGCAACATCCGCACCGGACCCATCACCTTTACCCATCCCGAGCCCGAGGGTGTGGTGGCGACCGTCTCCACCCTGACCATCTACGGCCAGCAGGCTACCCTGCGCGCGCCCGAGGGTGTGGCCATCAACCAGGCGCAAGGCCAGCGCACCGCCTCCTTTGAGGATGGCGTGCGCGTCGTCCGGGGCCGGCTGAGTGCCACCGGCCCGGCCCTCGTCTACAACGAGGAGAGTGGCCGCGGCGTCCTGAACGGCCCGGCGCAGGTCACCGTGAACCCGCGTGAGGAGGACGACGACGAGGTCGAGATCGCCGCCGACGAGGTAGACTTCGACGTCGATACCGACACCAGCACCAGTCGCGGCAACGTGACCTTGGTCAGCGGCAACAGCAGCGCCGAGGCCGAGGAGATCGTCTTCGAGGAGGAGCGCGAGCTGGCGCGGCTGCGCGATGAGGCCGGTCAGGTGACCGTCGTCCGCCAGAGCGAGGACGGCCTTCTTACCATCACCGCCGACGAGATTCGCGTGCTGACCGCCGACAACCGCCTCCTGGCGCGGGGCAACGTGACCTTGACGAGCGGCAACACCACCAGCACCGGTGACACCGTCTACTTCGACGACGAGGCCGCCCGGGCCGAGATCATCGGCAGCCCGGCGCGCGCCGCCAACGAGGTGGAGGGCTTTACGATCAGCGGCGGGCGCATCGAGCAGCTCACCGACTTGGACGTGGTCGAGCTCTTAGACGGCCCGCCCGGCTTCGAGGAGGATACCTTCGACCTGACGTTCGAGCAGTCCTAA